The genomic window CAATAGTATAAAACCTATTACTTCTGGCCATACCTCTATGAAGCTGTAGTTGCTTACATAATGATCAAAGCCCGTCCAAGGATTGGGATTAGCAAACAGAAACAAATAAGAGATATCTAAGGCTATTATACATATGGTAAAAAGAGCGGAAGCATACAGTCCGATATTTAATTCTTTTTCCATCACCCCACCCTATCCCTTCTTGTTTTTAAAAAAATAATTTATATGTATCTATTATTCACTATAATGTAAATTTGCGGATTAAACAAACTGAATTAATGAGCAGCAGATATGACACGATAGATCTGTTTTTTAATAAAAATGCTCAGTTAAAGTTTGTTGTTGATTTTCGCTACATTGCGCTTCTAAAACAGACTCTATCAACCGGAAGATTTGGCTTTTTCTTTTGCAATTTGATCGTAGCTTGAAAAAAATACAGCTTTCGTCACAAAACAAGGCTGACGAATCATCAATGTCCACATCCAATTGTCTCTGTCCTTGAGACCAAGCATTTTCCAAACTATTTCGTACAACAAAATAAGGCCTGCTCCTCGGTAGTTCAGACATAAACATACCGGAATACAGGCACAGTTTTTAATATCAGACTATTAAGGTTATATTATTTAAGCAAATAGGGGACGGTTCTAGTGCTTCCTTCGGTTTCCGAAGGAAGCAACAGAACCGTCCCCATGCTTCTTCCCATGCTTCTTACTAATCCAACTTGTAAAAATCTCAACCTTCTTCTCCATCCTATATTATTCCATATATTTTTCTATTATAAAGAACTAAATAGATTTTTAAATAATTTTTTGAATATTATGGTTTTTAATAAAAACAAAACAAATATAACAAAACATGGGCTCTCTCGCCCATCAATACCAAACCGAAGTGAACAAGTATCTAATGTTTACCGAAATGCACTTGTATTAAAAGTTTGAATAATGGCAAGCTACGCCCGGACTTTCAAACACTTTATAAAGAACACCCTTATCGAACACTTTCATCAAGCGAAAAAGTCCAATGCTTACTAGAAATCGTTCAAATTCTAAACTCTCACTATCCATCCTAACCTAGTATCCTTGTATTTATTTATAGATGTTACCTCGGAAGTTGATTTTTCAGCTCAGCTATTAATTGAATTCATTAACTGGAAGAAGTATTCAGGTTGATGAGTCTTATTTAGGCTATACCATGAATGTAATGTATCTGGTGCAAATACATCTAATTTTTTCAGTACTTCCATCGCAAATTCCAGAGGAGCTATTCCTGATGCAGTAACTAAATTCGCATCAGATACCGCAGATCCCACCTCATAGAACTTTTCTCCTTTATAGTTAGGACATATCATTTTAGTGTATTCTAAGTTATTACTTGTATGCTTTCTAGTATCCAAGTATCCCATATTCGCGAGGGCATCAGTTGCACCACAAATTGCAGCAACAATAGTGCCAAGCTTTAAAGCTTGGCCAATTCTCTCCAAGATAGGTTGATGAATTTCTTCACTCCAAGTAGTTCCTCCTGGTAAAATTAAAAGATCTTTACTCTCAAGAATACATTCATCAAGGGAAATATCTGGTTTTATGCTCAGTCCTCCCATAGTAGTAATCATTTCTTTATTAGCTCCTACTGTAATTATTTTTAAAGGTGGTAAATTATTTTTGAAATATCTTCCTGAATTTAGTTCAGCAATTAAATATCCATATTCCCAGTCCGACATTGTATTAAATACATATAGAAAAACATTTTTTGTTTGCATCCAATAACACTCCAATCACATTTGATATAGCCAAATATAACATAACTTCCCTGACACCTAGCGTCAGGGAAGTTATCAAATTTGATGATATTTTATTAATTCCGACAAAACTTCAATCAGTCTTTTCTTAAGACTTATTGGCTCAATAACTTTAATAGATTTATTGTACGGTAAAAGTAAATAAGGTACATATGTATGTATAATATCATTTTCAAGAAGAAAAACTGCTTGATTTGAAGTCCGTTCTTGTAAATAATGTCCTAAAAACCAGTGTTGACAAATATCATCCAATACACTTTTATCCCCACTAATAACCAAAGAAATAATCCCTTCCTTATCTTCTATAGTTGGAAGAAGATTTTTTATAAAAAAGTCACGTGCTGAAAAATTTTCTGGCCTGTTAAACTTATTTTCGGTTAGCATTAGACTTTCAATTCGATCTACTCTAAAACTACGGATCTCATTCCTAAGATGACAAAATCCAATCACATACCACTTATTATTCCAATAGATAATTCTGTACGGATCGACCAATCTATAATTTAATTGCTTTTCGCCACTTTTAGGGTAAAGAATTTTTACGGCGTACCCGTCAGCTAAGGCCTGCTCCAGCTCCTTCAAAAGAGATTCCATAGAGAGAGAACTTAATCGACTTATTACTTCAAGACTAGTTAAATGTTGGTTTCTCTTTGTTTCCTGCTCTTGATTTGAGTATTTACTTAGTTTTGAAATGGCCCTATTTAGTGCTTCACCTCCATAATATCCGGCTTCTTCTGCAAAAATAGCAGCGTGAAATAGTGAAGTTTGCTCCTCAAAATCAAAAAAGAGAGGAGCCTCAATAAAATTGGTCAATAAAGTGTATCCACCGTTATGTCCTGGTTCTGAAATTATAGGTACGCCACTTGTTGAAATTGTATCAATATAACGATACACAGTCCTTATATTAATTTCTAACTTTTCAGAAATTTGCTTTGCAGTAATTTTTTCGCCTGAACGAAGCATCCATAGAATTGCTAACATATTGTCAATCTTAGGCATATAATTCCACCTCTATATGAAATTTATTGTCTATTATACATTTCCGATTTTTGGTACTACGATTTACATATATTACTTATTCAACACAATTTAAAAAATCCTTCTTATTAAACTAAACTGCTCCAAAAATAGCAAAGCGATCAGCTTTGCTGACCGCATTTTCTTGTTCAATTCTCCGATAGCTTAACAAAGGTGGTCACTCTTTCAGCTCAATTTTCTCTGCTTTTGCATGTGCTGGACTGGTAGTTACAATCTCTCCACCCTCTATCCAAATCTCTACTTCATTTCCTTTATCAAATTGTTTAACATCATCAAAAGTTGGAGCTGTCGCAGCGACAACTCCATGTTCAATAAAAGCCACCCGTTAGTTTAGTAAGCAACTGTAAATTAATCAGTAATCAATATATTAAATCTGCTAAATTTTGAGCCGAGTGAGACTCTATAACACTAAAATATAACTCATCTTCATCAAAAGTAATAATCGTTGCTGTTAAGTCTTCGTTAAACCATATCATATACTCATTTTTCTTGAATTCATCTGTACCTTCTTGTGTTGCTTCCTCACTATTATAAAATAACGTAAGCATAGCATCTTCTTTTCTTTCCATTTTAAAATTTTTATCCATTTTCCATTCTATTTCACTAAATATGTTCTTTACGTTCTCTATTGTTTGTTTATCTTGAACCATTTCCCCCTTATTAAGGGTTCCATCAGATTTCATGGATTGTACAATAACTTTTTCAATTTGCTCTAATTTTGAGTACTTTTGAGATACTTCATTAGTACAACCAATGAGTAAAGAGAAAGTAAACAAACAGCAGAAATATAGTAGTTTCTTATTTGCCATAAACTTCTCCTCCTTACCTATTAACTTTGAGTTTTTTCATCTTTTCCAGCCGTCTAATTATTTTACCATAAAATTACATATACTTTATTAAATATTAATCCTTACATAATAAAAAGGCGTTCTGCTCCTTGCAGAAACGCTACCCGTTAGCTTAACATATTACAAAAGCCCTTACTCCAATGAGTAGGGGCTATTTTATGATTTTTGTTGAAAGCGTAGAAATAAAAGAGATGCCCAGTAAGATAAAAGTGCTATCCCATAGTCAACAAGAAAAACATAAAAGTTATTCATTCCGTTACTTAATTTGAATAAACCAAGTAGCTGTAAAGTGCCTGCAAATAGAAATCCAAAAATTAAACTTGTGATTAATGAGTAGAAATAGTAATTTTTGTTTTGGTTTAAACAATACTGAAATACAAGCATATAAGCAATTGGAATAAACGATGAATTAAGTGCGAAATTAGATAAGAAGGGAACAAGAAAGTGTGGGTAACTCCAATACCCATAGCTATTCATATAAATATCTACATACGCCACCAGAGTATGAAAAGAAAACCCATAAAAACATATTAAAAACACTTTCTTTCGGTCAATTTTAAAATATAAAATTATTAAAGGAATAACCATAAAAGAAAGGTTTACCCACCATTGCCAGGTGTGTAAGGATGAATACTCATGCCAATATTGAGATAAATCTTTAGTGAAATCCAACTTTTGTTCATTTAGTTTTTTTAAGAATTCTGATTTTGACAAGAAATACTTCTCCTTCAAATAATAGTTTGGTGTTAGTATTTGTAATTTGTTCAAGACTATGCATTCAGACTAAAGGGACCAAATGGGGACTGCACATGGAACTCAGGTCCTACTATAGCTTCAAAATCATTTGGCATAAACGATGATGCAATACCTTCAGAAGTCGATACTACATCTCATACTTTTTGTATAGTTGCTTAAAATACTACTGTTTGCCTAATATTTTGTATTGAACAGTACAGGTCAATACGAAAGGCGACCGCCTATTAGTGATCGCCTCAGTTGATTATTTAGCTACAAGTATCTTTGTACTGCGCAATAAAGTATAAAGTCAGATTAGTTGATAATAATCACATTATGGAAGTCGGTATTCTATCGTATCTCTAGGAAATCTCTATTAGCTCCTTATATTCATCAGTGTCTAGAATTTTATTTCATCAACATCAATATTAGCAGATGGTTCCTCATATTTTTCTTTTGAATAAAAATATATGGCATTTCTATTTGATTGCAGTTGACCGATAGGTACTCTATAAAACTGTTGTTCCGCTTTAGCTTTTATTCCTAAGTCTGTGAGAGCTTTATAAACGTGGTAGGGATGAAGTGGTAGGAAATGCAGTACATCATTCCATAAGCAGTCTAATTTAGGTACTTTCTTTTCTAGAAGTTTTGGTCTTTCAGGATGGTCCTTTCCAAAGTAAATAAAATACCACTTAATGCAATCAATCCAATTCCCGTAAAGAAACTTATTTTTCTTCTCACCTTTTCTTCTGTTAATGGTTTAATACCTCTCTTAAACTCTTCTGCACTTAAACGCTATAAGGCTGCCAAATTGACAGCCCATTGTTCAACTCATGCACCCTTTACTTTAAGTGAAATTATGCACAAGGATTGTGATGTTATAATGGGCAATAGTGATTTATAATCTCCAAAAGTCGTTCTGAATTTTCCGTTGATACACTTTCAGATAATCTTGCTCCAGCAATGATTGGAGCCCATTGAAAAATTTCAGATCTTAGAAGTCCACTCTTTTCACAATAAAGTTGCAAGTACACCTCAGCTAATTCTAAAGAAAATTGGGAAAATAAAAGATAGGTCCGATATATATCAGCACGAACATCTCCTGCACTTGAATCAACCCAATCTATAACTAACACTTGATTATCCTTCTTTATTAAATTAAATAAATGAAAGTCACCATGACAGAGCTTGTTCTCGTATGTGAATGATTCTAATTTCTTTAACAAATTTGATTTTTGGTTGTCATCTATTTGATTCAAACTATTAATTTGACGGTATAATTTTTCATTCATTCCTGAAATGACTTATCTTTTAACAGTCATTTTCCAATAATGCAGACATTAATTTTCATGGTATTGAAGGTTACAGAGTTTTTATATTAAACCTCAATAACACCAAATCTTTTTTTATACCAATACCCTAAGAATAATCCAACTACTATTCCAGTTGCATGGGCAGGTCCCCCTATTGAAACTTCAGGATTTTGTATTGTTAGAATTGCATTTACGATAAATAACGCTAAAACCCAATATTTAGATTTAGATTTTAAAATGATATTATTGGGCTTGATCGTTCCATAAACTGCAACTATTCCAAAAGCCGCCGCTGATGCTCCTGCTATTGGACCGTCACTATATCCAATTAGAGGAGCATATGCTAGAATAGCTAAATTTCCAATAAAACCACTAAGAATGTAAGTTAAAAACATCATTTTTTTATTTGTTACCATTTCTAATTGTGTCCCAAACACAAAAATCAGTAAAAGGTTTAATAGAATATGAATATGGATTTCATGAGAAAAAAATACTGTTAATAATGTCCATGGTCTATTCATTATATTGTTCAAATCAGGGTCCAGCAGAAATATATCAATTAAGTCCGAAGAAACATTTAAAGCTATAAATATTAAAATGTTAATAACTATCAGAGTTAGTGTAGCAGGTGTTCTTAAGAAATATTCCTTCAATTTCATTTCTTTTCACTCCCTTTGTGTGATTAAAATTTCAGGTTTGATACTTTTATTAAAGATTAGCTTACTCTAAACCCTCCTAAAAATCGCCCATGATATTATTACGATTACTCAAAATAAATTCGGTTATTGCATTAACCTGCTTCGTTACTTTAAGTGAACAACTTTACAATATCACGAATCTTAATAATAAAATCATACCAGAATAAACCAAACTTTTGTTTATATTTCCCATGAATTTTGAGATCGGGGTTGCACAGTAATCGTCTACTACGAAAAAAAGACCACCTTATAAGAGTGATCTTACATAATTTTTTATTTACAAGTATGGTTGTACTGCGCATTAAGAGATCCACTCAAAACAAAGGCGCTTCTTCAATTAACGCCCCTTATATGGAATAAGTAATACGCTTAATCTAATATCAGACAAAATGAAGAGATACCTTCAATATATCTTTGGTAGGCACTGTTCAATACTTTTCTGAAGTGATAGCAATTTAGAATTTCTGTTTATTTTTATGTAAAAACTTTTTAAGAATGTTTTAATATTGAACACTAAGAACCAATAATTTTCATTCTCAAGCTGCTCCTTTTGAGACTTTAATTCAATCGGCAAGTATTGAATTAATTCTTCTATTTTTTTTAAGTCCATTCCTCTTTCCAACATTTCGAGTATAGGTATAATTAACCTTTCATCTTCATCGTGTACATAGACACTGTTAGATATTAGAATCTTACTCCACAATGTCTTTAGTATTTCTGGATAAAATTCTGTGTCTAATTTTGGATTTTTCACTAATTCTTCAAAAGTGTCAGCTACGTGTGCAATACTGTGTGCCCACCCTTTACCAGCAATATATCCTCTTAAATCTCTCTCAAGGTTGATGTATTTAATTAACTTCTCTTTAATGCTATA from Bacillus sp. HMF5848 includes these protein-coding regions:
- a CDS encoding aminoglycoside phosphotransferase family protein is translated as MNEKLYRQINSLNQIDDNQKSNLLKKLESFTYENKLCHGDFHLFNLIKKDNQVLVIDWVDSSAGDVRADIYRTYLLFSQFSLELAEVYLQLYCEKSGLLRSEIFQWAPIIAGARLSESVSTENSERLLEIINHYCPL
- a CDS encoding DUF2785 domain-containing protein; its protein translation is MSLSLGKVSMSESELKSILTKIKYGESDWQEVDKLLIIKSMLAHIGSTDGELRDQLIYTSFYKLIIESNQLEPELLKELLDACLSELIFKGIGEKETDTVFTRAFTTLLIALILYRDNQANFLSPSTVYSIKEKLIKYINLERDLRGYIAGKGWAHSIAHVADTFEELVKNPKLDTEFYPEILKTLWSKILISNSVYVHDEDERLIIPILEMLERGMDLKKIEELIQYLPIELKSQKEQLENENYWFLVFNIKTFLKSFYIKINRNSKLLSLQKSIEQCLPKIY
- a CDS encoding type 1 glutamine amidotransferase family protein yields the protein MQTKNVFLYVFNTMSDWEYGYLIAELNSGRYFKNNLPPLKIITVGANKEMITTMGGLSIKPDISLDECILESKDLLILPGGTTWSEEIHQPILERIGQALKLGTIVAAICGATDALANMGYLDTRKHTSNNLEYTKMICPNYKGEKFYEVGSAVSDANLVTASGIAPLEFAMEVLKKLDVFAPDTLHSWYSLNKTHQPEYFFQLMNSINS
- a CDS encoding YafY family protein, whose amino-acid sequence is MPKIDNMLAILWMLRSGEKITAKQISEKLEINIRTVYRYIDTISTSGVPIISEPGHNGGYTLLTNFIEAPLFFDFEEQTSLFHAAIFAEEAGYYGGEALNRAISKLSKYSNQEQETKRNQHLTSLEVISRLSSLSMESLLKELEQALADGYAVKILYPKSGEKQLNYRLVDPYRIIYWNNKWYVIGFCHLRNEIRSFRVDRIESLMLTENKFNRPENFSARDFFIKNLLPTIEDKEGIISLVISGDKSVLDDICQHWFLGHYLQERTSNQAVFLLENDIIHTYVPYLLLPYNKSIKVIEPISLKKRLIEVLSELIKYHQI
- a CDS encoding DUF3221 domain-containing protein, whose product is MAFIEHGVVAATAPTFDDVKQFDKGNEVEIWIEGGEIVTTSPAHAKAEKIELKE
- a CDS encoding rhomboid family intramembrane serine protease, giving the protein MKLKEYFLRTPATLTLIVINILIFIALNVSSDLIDIFLLDPDLNNIMNRPWTLLTVFFSHEIHIHILLNLLLIFVFGTQLEMVTNKKMMFLTYILSGFIGNLAILAYAPLIGYSDGPIAGASAAAFGIVAVYGTIKPNNIILKSKSKYWVLALFIVNAILTIQNPEVSIGGPAHATGIVVGLFLGYWYKKRFGVIEV